Proteins found in one Desulfomonilia bacterium genomic segment:
- a CDS encoding branched-chain amino acid ABC transporter permease — translation MLFQQIINGLVAGSVYALVALGYTMIFGILGIVNFAQGEIYMFGAFGAILTLNATGSLALAIPAGILSACIVGLLLERFAFRPLRGMHPLIPLISAIGASIFLSSLARLMFGPEDRSFPIDFGFEGFNLFSAYITWLQLVIMAVSIIMMILLWLFMNMSRHGKAVRAVAMDSDAARLSGINVNRAYVIVFLLGSALSGVAGILMAIYYNSTSPGMGTLPGLKAFSAAILGGVGSIPGAIIGGLVLGIAENLGAAYISSNFKDAFAFIVLVLVLVIRPRGILGSGR, via the coding sequence TTGCTCTTTCAGCAGATAATAAACGGCCTGGTGGCGGGAAGCGTCTATGCGCTTGTCGCCCTTGGCTACACCATGATCTTCGGCATCCTGGGCATAGTGAATTTCGCACAGGGTGAGATTTACATGTTCGGGGCGTTCGGGGCGATACTGACCCTCAATGCAACGGGCAGCCTGGCCCTGGCAATTCCTGCCGGAATATTATCTGCATGCATTGTTGGCCTTTTGCTTGAGCGCTTTGCCTTCAGGCCGCTTCGTGGAATGCATCCGCTTATCCCGCTAATAAGCGCAATCGGGGCTTCGATCTTTTTAAGCTCTCTGGCAAGGCTCATGTTCGGACCGGAAGACCGCTCATTTCCGATAGATTTCGGGTTCGAGGGATTCAATCTTTTCAGTGCCTATATAACATGGCTGCAGCTTGTCATAATGGCCGTGTCAATAATTATGATGATCCTGCTATGGCTTTTCATGAACATGTCCAGACATGGAAAGGCCGTCAGGGCTGTTGCCATGGACAGTGATGCTGCAAGGCTTTCAGGCATAAATGTCAACAGGGCTTATGTTATAGTTTTTCTCCTGGGATCGGCTCTGTCCGGGGTGGCAGGGATACTGATGGCCATATATTACAATTCCACCTCACCGGGTATGGGAACACTGCCCGGATTAAAGGCATTTTCCGCGGCAATACTTGGAGGAGTGGGCTCGATTCCGGGTGCCATAATCGGAGGCCTCGTGCTGGGTATAGCCGAGAACCTCGGGGCCGCATACATATCGTCTAATTTCAAGGACGCATTCGCATTTATCGTTCTGGTTCTGGTCCTCGTCATCAGGCCCAGGGGAATTCTGGGGTCCGGCAGATGA